One genomic segment of Gemmatimonadota bacterium includes these proteins:
- the dapF gene encoding diaminopimelate epimerase — protein MKFWKMSGSGNDFVFLDARGDDLLAKRASDPDFVRAVCTPHTGVGADGVAIIQDAHAHDFRLTYLNRDGSFGELCGNASLCATRLAVELELASPQALTFATDAGTIRGRIREGQPEIDLQPPQNARTDAGISRLHGEIRMGFVEVGVPHLVVRTTSSDLAELSVRGPELRYHESLRAGANVNWVSPDSDGSWRIRTYERGVEAETLACGTGAVASAVLLGSWGEAGGVTRLRTRSGRTLTVTLRPGPGGETPSLAGEGRIVFEGKLREL, from the coding sequence ATGAAGTTCTGGAAGATGTCGGGGTCGGGGAACGATTTCGTCTTCCTCGACGCCCGCGGGGACGACCTGCTGGCCAAGCGGGCCTCCGATCCGGACTTCGTGCGCGCCGTCTGCACACCCCACACGGGTGTAGGTGCTGATGGAGTTGCCATCATCCAAGACGCTCACGCGCATGACTTTAGGCTCACGTACCTCAACCGGGACGGGAGCTTCGGCGAGTTGTGCGGCAACGCCTCACTCTGCGCCACTCGGCTTGCAGTGGAACTCGAGCTCGCGAGCCCGCAGGCCCTGACCTTCGCTACGGACGCCGGAACGATCCGCGGCCGGATCCGCGAAGGGCAGCCGGAGATCGACCTGCAACCGCCCCAGAACGCGCGGACTGATGCCGGCATCAGCCGCCTTCATGGGGAGATCCGGATGGGATTCGTGGAGGTCGGCGTGCCGCACTTGGTGGTGCGGACGACCTCGTCGGACCTGGCGGAGCTTTCGGTCCGAGGGCCGGAGCTCCGGTACCACGAGAGCCTTCGTGCGGGCGCCAACGTGAACTGGGTATCCCCGGACTCGGATGGCAGCTGGCGGATCCGGACCTACGAGCGTGGGGTCGAGGCGGAGACGCTGGCGTGCGGGACCGGCGCGGTCGCCAGCGCGGTCCTGTTGGGATCGTGGGGCGAGGCCGGCGGCGTGACCCGGCTCCGGACTCGATCCGGCCGGACGCTGACGGTCACGCTGCGCCCAGGTCCGGGCGGCGAAACGCCGTCCTTGGCAGGCGAGGGGCGGATCGTTTTCGAGGGCAAGCTGCGGGAACTCTGA
- a CDS encoding polyprenol monophosphomannose synthase, producing the protein MSQSEEGFRALVVTPTYNEKANVPTLVERVLAQDPRLEMLFVDDNSPDGTGDLIAGIAADNPRVHLLRRAGKLGLGTAYLDGFRWALARDYELIFEMDADFSHDPAHLPQFLAAAETADFVLGSRYLNAKVTVVNWPITRLMLSYGANIYARWVTGMQLWDATGGFKCFHRRVLAAIDLGDVRSNGYAFQIEMSFRAMRKGFKPVEIPIVFADRTEGESKMSGHIVREAIFMVWRLRLWALTGRL; encoded by the coding sequence ATGTCGCAGTCCGAGGAGGGGTTCCGCGCCCTCGTGGTGACCCCCACCTACAATGAGAAGGCCAATGTCCCGACGCTCGTCGAGCGCGTCCTCGCCCAGGATCCGCGGCTCGAGATGCTGTTCGTGGACGACAACTCGCCCGACGGGACCGGCGACCTGATCGCGGGGATCGCGGCCGACAATCCGCGGGTGCACCTGCTGCGGAGGGCAGGGAAGCTCGGCCTGGGCACCGCCTACCTCGACGGGTTCCGGTGGGCGCTGGCTCGGGACTACGAGCTCATCTTCGAGATGGACGCCGATTTCAGCCACGACCCGGCGCACCTGCCGCAGTTCCTGGCGGCGGCCGAGACCGCGGACTTCGTGCTGGGATCGCGGTACCTGAACGCCAAGGTGACGGTGGTCAACTGGCCGATCACCCGGCTCATGCTGAGCTACGGGGCGAACATCTACGCCCGGTGGGTGACGGGGATGCAGCTGTGGGACGCGACCGGGGGCTTCAAGTGCTTCCACCGGCGCGTCCTCGCGGCGATCGACCTCGGCGACGTCCGGTCCAATGGCTACGCCTTCCAGATCGAGATGTCGTTCCGGGCGATGCGGAAGGGGTTCAAGCCGGTGGAGATCCCCATCGTCTTCGCGGACCGGACCGAAGGGGAGAGCAAGATGAGCGGCCACATCGTCCGGGAGGCCATCTTCATGGTCTGGCGGCTCCGGTTGTGGGCGCTCACGGGGCGGCTATGA